From a single Larus michahellis chromosome 18, bLarMic1.1, whole genome shotgun sequence genomic region:
- the MPP2 gene encoding MAGUK p55 subfamily member 2 isoform X11, producing MPVAAPSSATAMQQVLDNLMGLPGAPGAADLDLIFLRGIMESPIVRSLAKAHERLEETKLEAVRGDNLELVQDILRDIGHLARQDSAAAELARILREPHFQSLLETHDSVASKSYETPPPSPILDPAFNNQPVPPDAVRMVGIRKTAGENLGVTFRVERGELVIARILHGGMVAQQGLLHVGDVIREVNGREVGSDPRALQDSLRHASGSVVLKILPSYQEPHPPRQEAGLKFTAGDLLQIVNQDDPNWWQACHVEGGSAGLVPSQLLEEKRKAFVKRDAEVAPTSGALCGSLSGKRKKRMMYLTTKNAEFDRHELLIYEEVARMPPFRRKTLVLIGAQGVGRRSLKNKLIMSDQARYGTTIPYTSRKPKETEKDGHGYRFVSRGEMEADIKAGRYLEHGEYEGNLYGTKIDSIRAVVEAGKMCILDVNPQAVKVLRTAEFVPYVVFIEAPGPETLRAMNRAALESGVGTKQLTEADAKRTVEESDRIQRGYGHYFDLSLTNDDLERTFGRLREAMDRLRAQPQWVPVSWVY from the exons ATGCCGGTGGCCGCCCCCAGCTCCGCCACAG ccatgCAGCAGGTCCTGGACAACCTGATGGGGCTCCCCGGCGCCCCGGGGGCGGCCGACCTGGACCTCATCTTCCTCCGCGGCATCATGGAGAGCCCAATAGTAAGGTCCTTGGCGAAG GCGCACGAGCGGCTGGAGGAGACGAAGCTGGAGGCGGTGCGGGGGGACAACCTGGAGCTGGTGCAGGACATCCTGCGGGACATCGGGCACCTGGCGCGGCAGGACAGCGCGGCCGCCGAGCTGGCCCGCATCCTGCGCGAGCCCCACTTCCAG TCCCTGCTGGAGACCCACGACTCGGTGGCCTCCAAGAGCTATGAgacccccccgcccagccccatcctggacCCGGCCTTCAACAACCAGCCGGTGCCCCCCGACGCCGTGCGCATGGTGGGCATCCGCAAGACGGCTGGGGAGAACCTG GGGGTGACGTTCCGGGTGGAGCGGGGGGAGCTGGTCATCGCCCGCATCCTGCACGGTGGCATGGTggcacagcaggggctgctgcacGTGGGAGACGTCATCCGGGAGGTGAACGGGCGGGAGGTGGGCAGCGACCCGCGGGCGCTGCAGGACAGCCTGCGCCATGCCAGCGGCAGCGTTGTCCTCAAGATCCTGCCCAGCTACCAGGAGCCCCACCCGCCCCGGCAG GAGGCCGGGCTCAAGTTCACTGCCGGTGACCTGCTGCAGATCGTCAACCAGGATGACCCCAACTGGTGGCAG GCATGCCACGTGGAGGGTGGCAGCGCGGGGCTGGTgcccagccagctgctggaggagaagcgCAAGGCCTTTGTCAAGCGGGACGCGGAGGTGGCCCCCACCTCCG GGGCCCTGTGTGGTAGCCTCAgcgggaagaggaagaagaggatgatGTACCTGACGACAAAGAATGCTG AGTTCGACCGCCACGAGCTGCTGATCTACGAGGAGGTGGCCCGCATGCCCCCCTTCCGCCGGAAAACCTTGGTGCTCATCGGCGCCCAGGGCGTGGGGCGCCGCAGCCTCAAGAACAAGCTCATCATGTCGGACCAGGCGCGCTATGGCACCACCATCCCCT ACACGTCGCGGAAGCCGAAGGAGACCGAGAAGGACGGGCATGGGTACCGCTTTGTGTCACGGGGGGAGATGGAGGCGGACATCAAGGCCGGGCGGTACCTGGAGCATGGCGAGTACGAGGGCAACCTCTACGGCACCAAGATCGACTCCATTCGTGCTGTGGTGGAGGCCGGCAAGATGTGCATCCTGGATGTCAACCCTCAG GCAGTGAAAGTGCTGAGAACGGCTGAATTCGTGCCATATGTGGTCTTCATCGAAGCTCCTGGCCCTGAGACACTGCGGGCCATGAACCGGGCAGCGCTGGAGAGCGGTGTGGGCACCAAGCAGCTCACG GAGGCAGACGCCAAGCGGACGGTGGAGGAGAGCGACCGGATCCAGCGCGGTTATGGCCATTACTTTGACCTCAGCCTGACCAACGACGACCTGGAGCGCACCTTTGGGCGGCTGCGGGAGGCCATGGACCGCCTGCGCGCCCAGCCCCAGTGGGTGCCCGTCAGCTGGGTCTACTag
- the MPP2 gene encoding MAGUK p55 subfamily member 2 isoform X5: MPVAAPSSATAMQQVLDNLMGLPGAPGAADLDLIFLRGIMESPIVRSLAKAHERLEETKLEAVRGDNLELVQDILRDIGHLARQDSAAAELARILREPHFQSLLETHDSVASKSYETPPPSPILDPAFNNQPVPPDAVRMVGIRKTAGENLGVTFRVERGELVIARILHGGMVAQQGLLHVGDVIREVNGREVGSDPRALQDSLRHASGSVVLKILPSYQEPHPPRQVFVKCHFNYDPATDSLIPCKEAGLKFTAGDLLQIVNQDDPNWWQACHVEGGSAGLVPSQLLEEKRKAFVKRDAEVAPTSGALCGSLSGKRKKRMMYLTTKNAEFDRHELLIYEEVARMPPFRRKTLVLIGAQGVGRRSLKNKLIMSDQARYGTTIPYTSRKPKETEKDGHGYRFVSRGEMEADIKAGRYLEHGEYEGNLYGTKIDSIRAVVEAGKMCILDVNPQAVKVLRTAEFVPYVVFIEAPGPETLRAMNRAALESGVGTKQLTEADAKRTVEESDRIQRGYGHYFDLSLTNDDLERTFGRLREAMDRLRAQPQWVPVSWVY; this comes from the exons ATGCCGGTGGCCGCCCCCAGCTCCGCCACAG ccatgCAGCAGGTCCTGGACAACCTGATGGGGCTCCCCGGCGCCCCGGGGGCGGCCGACCTGGACCTCATCTTCCTCCGCGGCATCATGGAGAGCCCAATAGTAAGGTCCTTGGCGAAG GCGCACGAGCGGCTGGAGGAGACGAAGCTGGAGGCGGTGCGGGGGGACAACCTGGAGCTGGTGCAGGACATCCTGCGGGACATCGGGCACCTGGCGCGGCAGGACAGCGCGGCCGCCGAGCTGGCCCGCATCCTGCGCGAGCCCCACTTCCAG TCCCTGCTGGAGACCCACGACTCGGTGGCCTCCAAGAGCTATGAgacccccccgcccagccccatcctggacCCGGCCTTCAACAACCAGCCGGTGCCCCCCGACGCCGTGCGCATGGTGGGCATCCGCAAGACGGCTGGGGAGAACCTG GGGGTGACGTTCCGGGTGGAGCGGGGGGAGCTGGTCATCGCCCGCATCCTGCACGGTGGCATGGTggcacagcaggggctgctgcacGTGGGAGACGTCATCCGGGAGGTGAACGGGCGGGAGGTGGGCAGCGACCCGCGGGCGCTGCAGGACAGCCTGCGCCATGCCAGCGGCAGCGTTGTCCTCAAGATCCTGCCCAGCTACCAGGAGCCCCACCCGCCCCGGCAG GTCTTTGTCAAGTGTCACTTCAACTACGACCCAGCCACCGACAGCCTCATCCCCTGCAAGGAGGCCGGGCTCAAGTTCACTGCCGGTGACCTGCTGCAGATCGTCAACCAGGATGACCCCAACTGGTGGCAG GCATGCCACGTGGAGGGTGGCAGCGCGGGGCTGGTgcccagccagctgctggaggagaagcgCAAGGCCTTTGTCAAGCGGGACGCGGAGGTGGCCCCCACCTCCG GGGCCCTGTGTGGTAGCCTCAgcgggaagaggaagaagaggatgatGTACCTGACGACAAAGAATGCTG AGTTCGACCGCCACGAGCTGCTGATCTACGAGGAGGTGGCCCGCATGCCCCCCTTCCGCCGGAAAACCTTGGTGCTCATCGGCGCCCAGGGCGTGGGGCGCCGCAGCCTCAAGAACAAGCTCATCATGTCGGACCAGGCGCGCTATGGCACCACCATCCCCT ACACGTCGCGGAAGCCGAAGGAGACCGAGAAGGACGGGCATGGGTACCGCTTTGTGTCACGGGGGGAGATGGAGGCGGACATCAAGGCCGGGCGGTACCTGGAGCATGGCGAGTACGAGGGCAACCTCTACGGCACCAAGATCGACTCCATTCGTGCTGTGGTGGAGGCCGGCAAGATGTGCATCCTGGATGTCAACCCTCAG GCAGTGAAAGTGCTGAGAACGGCTGAATTCGTGCCATATGTGGTCTTCATCGAAGCTCCTGGCCCTGAGACACTGCGGGCCATGAACCGGGCAGCGCTGGAGAGCGGTGTGGGCACCAAGCAGCTCACG GAGGCAGACGCCAAGCGGACGGTGGAGGAGAGCGACCGGATCCAGCGCGGTTATGGCCATTACTTTGACCTCAGCCTGACCAACGACGACCTGGAGCGCACCTTTGGGCGGCTGCGGGAGGCCATGGACCGCCTGCGCGCCCAGCCCCAGTGGGTGCCCGTCAGCTGGGTCTACTag
- the MPP2 gene encoding MAGUK p55 subfamily member 2 isoform X6 yields MPVAAPSSATAMQQVLDNLMGLPGAPGAADLDLIFLRGIMESPIAHERLEETKLEAVRGDNLELVQDILRDIGHLARQDSAAAELARILREPHFQSLLETHDSVASKSYETPPPSPILDPAFNNQPVPPDAVRMVGIRKTAGENLGVTFRVERGELVIARILHGGMVAQQGLLHVGDVIREVNGREVGSDPRALQDSLRHASGSVVLKILPSYQEPHPPRQVFVKCHFNYDPATDSLIPCKEAGLKFTAGDLLQIVNQDDPNWWQACHVEGGSAGLVPSQLLEEKRKAFVKRDAEVAPTSGALCGSLSGKRKKRMMYLTTKNAEFDRHELLIYEEVARMPPFRRKTLVLIGAQGVGRRSLKNKLIMSDQARYGTTIPYTSRKPKETEKDGHGYRFVSRGEMEADIKAGRYLEHGEYEGNLYGTKIDSIRAVVEAGKMCILDVNPQAVKVLRTAEFVPYVVFIEAPGPETLRAMNRAALESGVGTKQLTEADAKRTVEESDRIQRGYGHYFDLSLTNDDLERTFGRLREAMDRLRAQPQWVPVSWVY; encoded by the exons ATGCCGGTGGCCGCCCCCAGCTCCGCCACAG ccatgCAGCAGGTCCTGGACAACCTGATGGGGCTCCCCGGCGCCCCGGGGGCGGCCGACCTGGACCTCATCTTCCTCCGCGGCATCATGGAGAGCCCAATA GCGCACGAGCGGCTGGAGGAGACGAAGCTGGAGGCGGTGCGGGGGGACAACCTGGAGCTGGTGCAGGACATCCTGCGGGACATCGGGCACCTGGCGCGGCAGGACAGCGCGGCCGCCGAGCTGGCCCGCATCCTGCGCGAGCCCCACTTCCAG TCCCTGCTGGAGACCCACGACTCGGTGGCCTCCAAGAGCTATGAgacccccccgcccagccccatcctggacCCGGCCTTCAACAACCAGCCGGTGCCCCCCGACGCCGTGCGCATGGTGGGCATCCGCAAGACGGCTGGGGAGAACCTG GGGGTGACGTTCCGGGTGGAGCGGGGGGAGCTGGTCATCGCCCGCATCCTGCACGGTGGCATGGTggcacagcaggggctgctgcacGTGGGAGACGTCATCCGGGAGGTGAACGGGCGGGAGGTGGGCAGCGACCCGCGGGCGCTGCAGGACAGCCTGCGCCATGCCAGCGGCAGCGTTGTCCTCAAGATCCTGCCCAGCTACCAGGAGCCCCACCCGCCCCGGCAG GTCTTTGTCAAGTGTCACTTCAACTACGACCCAGCCACCGACAGCCTCATCCCCTGCAAGGAGGCCGGGCTCAAGTTCACTGCCGGTGACCTGCTGCAGATCGTCAACCAGGATGACCCCAACTGGTGGCAG GCATGCCACGTGGAGGGTGGCAGCGCGGGGCTGGTgcccagccagctgctggaggagaagcgCAAGGCCTTTGTCAAGCGGGACGCGGAGGTGGCCCCCACCTCCG GGGCCCTGTGTGGTAGCCTCAgcgggaagaggaagaagaggatgatGTACCTGACGACAAAGAATGCTG AGTTCGACCGCCACGAGCTGCTGATCTACGAGGAGGTGGCCCGCATGCCCCCCTTCCGCCGGAAAACCTTGGTGCTCATCGGCGCCCAGGGCGTGGGGCGCCGCAGCCTCAAGAACAAGCTCATCATGTCGGACCAGGCGCGCTATGGCACCACCATCCCCT ACACGTCGCGGAAGCCGAAGGAGACCGAGAAGGACGGGCATGGGTACCGCTTTGTGTCACGGGGGGAGATGGAGGCGGACATCAAGGCCGGGCGGTACCTGGAGCATGGCGAGTACGAGGGCAACCTCTACGGCACCAAGATCGACTCCATTCGTGCTGTGGTGGAGGCCGGCAAGATGTGCATCCTGGATGTCAACCCTCAG GCAGTGAAAGTGCTGAGAACGGCTGAATTCGTGCCATATGTGGTCTTCATCGAAGCTCCTGGCCCTGAGACACTGCGGGCCATGAACCGGGCAGCGCTGGAGAGCGGTGTGGGCACCAAGCAGCTCACG GAGGCAGACGCCAAGCGGACGGTGGAGGAGAGCGACCGGATCCAGCGCGGTTATGGCCATTACTTTGACCTCAGCCTGACCAACGACGACCTGGAGCGCACCTTTGGGCGGCTGCGGGAGGCCATGGACCGCCTGCGCGCCCAGCCCCAGTGGGTGCCCGTCAGCTGGGTCTACTag
- the MPP2 gene encoding MAGUK p55 subfamily member 2 isoform X2 — translation MATARTRAPPLKGPTPVVAPPSFPSAGRLRGGVRGGPTAMQQVLDNLMGLPGAPGAADLDLIFLRGIMESPIAHERLEETKLEAVRGDNLELVQDILRDIGHLARQDSAAAELARILREPHFQSLLETHDSVASKSYETPPPSPILDPAFNNQPVPPDAVRMVGIRKTAGENLGVTFRVERGELVIARILHGGMVAQQGLLHVGDVIREVNGREVGSDPRALQDSLRHASGSVVLKILPSYQEPHPPRQVFVKCHFNYDPATDSLIPCKEAGLKFTAGDLLQIVNQDDPNWWQACHVEGGSAGLVPSQLLEEKRKAFVKRDAEVAPTSGALCGSLSGKRKKRMMYLTTKNAEFDRHELLIYEEVARMPPFRRKTLVLIGAQGVGRRSLKNKLIMSDQARYGTTIPYTSRKPKETEKDGHGYRFVSRGEMEADIKAGRYLEHGEYEGNLYGTKIDSIRAVVEAGKMCILDVNPQAVKVLRTAEFVPYVVFIEAPGPETLRAMNRAALESGVGTKQLTEADAKRTVEESDRIQRGYGHYFDLSLTNDDLERTFGRLREAMDRLRAQPQWVPVSWVY, via the exons ATGGCAACTGCGCGGACCCGCGCCCCCCCCTTAAAGGGGCCGACCCCCGTTGTCGCCCCCCCCTCCTTCCCGAGCGCCGGGAGGCTGCGTGGCGGCGTGCGGGGGGGTCCCACTG ccatgCAGCAGGTCCTGGACAACCTGATGGGGCTCCCCGGCGCCCCGGGGGCGGCCGACCTGGACCTCATCTTCCTCCGCGGCATCATGGAGAGCCCAATA GCGCACGAGCGGCTGGAGGAGACGAAGCTGGAGGCGGTGCGGGGGGACAACCTGGAGCTGGTGCAGGACATCCTGCGGGACATCGGGCACCTGGCGCGGCAGGACAGCGCGGCCGCCGAGCTGGCCCGCATCCTGCGCGAGCCCCACTTCCAG TCCCTGCTGGAGACCCACGACTCGGTGGCCTCCAAGAGCTATGAgacccccccgcccagccccatcctggacCCGGCCTTCAACAACCAGCCGGTGCCCCCCGACGCCGTGCGCATGGTGGGCATCCGCAAGACGGCTGGGGAGAACCTG GGGGTGACGTTCCGGGTGGAGCGGGGGGAGCTGGTCATCGCCCGCATCCTGCACGGTGGCATGGTggcacagcaggggctgctgcacGTGGGAGACGTCATCCGGGAGGTGAACGGGCGGGAGGTGGGCAGCGACCCGCGGGCGCTGCAGGACAGCCTGCGCCATGCCAGCGGCAGCGTTGTCCTCAAGATCCTGCCCAGCTACCAGGAGCCCCACCCGCCCCGGCAG GTCTTTGTCAAGTGTCACTTCAACTACGACCCAGCCACCGACAGCCTCATCCCCTGCAAGGAGGCCGGGCTCAAGTTCACTGCCGGTGACCTGCTGCAGATCGTCAACCAGGATGACCCCAACTGGTGGCAG GCATGCCACGTGGAGGGTGGCAGCGCGGGGCTGGTgcccagccagctgctggaggagaagcgCAAGGCCTTTGTCAAGCGGGACGCGGAGGTGGCCCCCACCTCCG GGGCCCTGTGTGGTAGCCTCAgcgggaagaggaagaagaggatgatGTACCTGACGACAAAGAATGCTG AGTTCGACCGCCACGAGCTGCTGATCTACGAGGAGGTGGCCCGCATGCCCCCCTTCCGCCGGAAAACCTTGGTGCTCATCGGCGCCCAGGGCGTGGGGCGCCGCAGCCTCAAGAACAAGCTCATCATGTCGGACCAGGCGCGCTATGGCACCACCATCCCCT ACACGTCGCGGAAGCCGAAGGAGACCGAGAAGGACGGGCATGGGTACCGCTTTGTGTCACGGGGGGAGATGGAGGCGGACATCAAGGCCGGGCGGTACCTGGAGCATGGCGAGTACGAGGGCAACCTCTACGGCACCAAGATCGACTCCATTCGTGCTGTGGTGGAGGCCGGCAAGATGTGCATCCTGGATGTCAACCCTCAG GCAGTGAAAGTGCTGAGAACGGCTGAATTCGTGCCATATGTGGTCTTCATCGAAGCTCCTGGCCCTGAGACACTGCGGGCCATGAACCGGGCAGCGCTGGAGAGCGGTGTGGGCACCAAGCAGCTCACG GAGGCAGACGCCAAGCGGACGGTGGAGGAGAGCGACCGGATCCAGCGCGGTTATGGCCATTACTTTGACCTCAGCCTGACCAACGACGACCTGGAGCGCACCTTTGGGCGGCTGCGGGAGGCCATGGACCGCCTGCGCGCCCAGCCCCAGTGGGTGCCCGTCAGCTGGGTCTACTag
- the MPP2 gene encoding MAGUK p55 subfamily member 2 isoform X1, whose amino-acid sequence MATARTRAPPLKGPTPVVAPPSFPSAGRLRGGVRGGPTAMQQVLDNLMGLPGAPGAADLDLIFLRGIMESPIVRSLAKAHERLEETKLEAVRGDNLELVQDILRDIGHLARQDSAAAELARILREPHFQSLLETHDSVASKSYETPPPSPILDPAFNNQPVPPDAVRMVGIRKTAGENLGVTFRVERGELVIARILHGGMVAQQGLLHVGDVIREVNGREVGSDPRALQDSLRHASGSVVLKILPSYQEPHPPRQVFVKCHFNYDPATDSLIPCKEAGLKFTAGDLLQIVNQDDPNWWQACHVEGGSAGLVPSQLLEEKRKAFVKRDAEVAPTSGALCGSLSGKRKKRMMYLTTKNAEFDRHELLIYEEVARMPPFRRKTLVLIGAQGVGRRSLKNKLIMSDQARYGTTIPYTSRKPKETEKDGHGYRFVSRGEMEADIKAGRYLEHGEYEGNLYGTKIDSIRAVVEAGKMCILDVNPQAVKVLRTAEFVPYVVFIEAPGPETLRAMNRAALESGVGTKQLTEADAKRTVEESDRIQRGYGHYFDLSLTNDDLERTFGRLREAMDRLRAQPQWVPVSWVY is encoded by the exons ATGGCAACTGCGCGGACCCGCGCCCCCCCCTTAAAGGGGCCGACCCCCGTTGTCGCCCCCCCCTCCTTCCCGAGCGCCGGGAGGCTGCGTGGCGGCGTGCGGGGGGGTCCCACTG ccatgCAGCAGGTCCTGGACAACCTGATGGGGCTCCCCGGCGCCCCGGGGGCGGCCGACCTGGACCTCATCTTCCTCCGCGGCATCATGGAGAGCCCAATAGTAAGGTCCTTGGCGAAG GCGCACGAGCGGCTGGAGGAGACGAAGCTGGAGGCGGTGCGGGGGGACAACCTGGAGCTGGTGCAGGACATCCTGCGGGACATCGGGCACCTGGCGCGGCAGGACAGCGCGGCCGCCGAGCTGGCCCGCATCCTGCGCGAGCCCCACTTCCAG TCCCTGCTGGAGACCCACGACTCGGTGGCCTCCAAGAGCTATGAgacccccccgcccagccccatcctggacCCGGCCTTCAACAACCAGCCGGTGCCCCCCGACGCCGTGCGCATGGTGGGCATCCGCAAGACGGCTGGGGAGAACCTG GGGGTGACGTTCCGGGTGGAGCGGGGGGAGCTGGTCATCGCCCGCATCCTGCACGGTGGCATGGTggcacagcaggggctgctgcacGTGGGAGACGTCATCCGGGAGGTGAACGGGCGGGAGGTGGGCAGCGACCCGCGGGCGCTGCAGGACAGCCTGCGCCATGCCAGCGGCAGCGTTGTCCTCAAGATCCTGCCCAGCTACCAGGAGCCCCACCCGCCCCGGCAG GTCTTTGTCAAGTGTCACTTCAACTACGACCCAGCCACCGACAGCCTCATCCCCTGCAAGGAGGCCGGGCTCAAGTTCACTGCCGGTGACCTGCTGCAGATCGTCAACCAGGATGACCCCAACTGGTGGCAG GCATGCCACGTGGAGGGTGGCAGCGCGGGGCTGGTgcccagccagctgctggaggagaagcgCAAGGCCTTTGTCAAGCGGGACGCGGAGGTGGCCCCCACCTCCG GGGCCCTGTGTGGTAGCCTCAgcgggaagaggaagaagaggatgatGTACCTGACGACAAAGAATGCTG AGTTCGACCGCCACGAGCTGCTGATCTACGAGGAGGTGGCCCGCATGCCCCCCTTCCGCCGGAAAACCTTGGTGCTCATCGGCGCCCAGGGCGTGGGGCGCCGCAGCCTCAAGAACAAGCTCATCATGTCGGACCAGGCGCGCTATGGCACCACCATCCCCT ACACGTCGCGGAAGCCGAAGGAGACCGAGAAGGACGGGCATGGGTACCGCTTTGTGTCACGGGGGGAGATGGAGGCGGACATCAAGGCCGGGCGGTACCTGGAGCATGGCGAGTACGAGGGCAACCTCTACGGCACCAAGATCGACTCCATTCGTGCTGTGGTGGAGGCCGGCAAGATGTGCATCCTGGATGTCAACCCTCAG GCAGTGAAAGTGCTGAGAACGGCTGAATTCGTGCCATATGTGGTCTTCATCGAAGCTCCTGGCCCTGAGACACTGCGGGCCATGAACCGGGCAGCGCTGGAGAGCGGTGTGGGCACCAAGCAGCTCACG GAGGCAGACGCCAAGCGGACGGTGGAGGAGAGCGACCGGATCCAGCGCGGTTATGGCCATTACTTTGACCTCAGCCTGACCAACGACGACCTGGAGCGCACCTTTGGGCGGCTGCGGGAGGCCATGGACCGCCTGCGCGCCCAGCCCCAGTGGGTGCCCGTCAGCTGGGTCTACTag
- the MPP2 gene encoding MAGUK p55 subfamily member 2 isoform X7 — translation MSGPGGGSPPPATAPPIAPLGPQAMQQVLDNLMGLPGAPGAADLDLIFLRGIMESPIVRSLAKAHERLEETKLEAVRGDNLELVQDILRDIGHLARQDSAAAELARILREPHFQSLLETHDSVASKSYETPPPSPILDPAFNNQPVPPDAVRMVGIRKTAGENLGVTFRVERGELVIARILHGGMVAQQGLLHVGDVIREVNGREVGSDPRALQDSLRHASGSVVLKILPSYQEPHPPRQEAGLKFTAGDLLQIVNQDDPNWWQACHVEGGSAGLVPSQLLEEKRKAFVKRDAEVAPTSGALCGSLSGKRKKRMMYLTTKNAEFDRHELLIYEEVARMPPFRRKTLVLIGAQGVGRRSLKNKLIMSDQARYGTTIPYTSRKPKETEKDGHGYRFVSRGEMEADIKAGRYLEHGEYEGNLYGTKIDSIRAVVEAGKMCILDVNPQAVKVLRTAEFVPYVVFIEAPGPETLRAMNRAALESGVGTKQLTEADAKRTVEESDRIQRGYGHYFDLSLTNDDLERTFGRLREAMDRLRAQPQWVPVSWVY, via the exons ATGAGCGGCCCCGGCGGAgggtccccgccgcccgccacggccccccccatcgcccccctgGGCCCCCAAG ccatgCAGCAGGTCCTGGACAACCTGATGGGGCTCCCCGGCGCCCCGGGGGCGGCCGACCTGGACCTCATCTTCCTCCGCGGCATCATGGAGAGCCCAATAGTAAGGTCCTTGGCGAAG GCGCACGAGCGGCTGGAGGAGACGAAGCTGGAGGCGGTGCGGGGGGACAACCTGGAGCTGGTGCAGGACATCCTGCGGGACATCGGGCACCTGGCGCGGCAGGACAGCGCGGCCGCCGAGCTGGCCCGCATCCTGCGCGAGCCCCACTTCCAG TCCCTGCTGGAGACCCACGACTCGGTGGCCTCCAAGAGCTATGAgacccccccgcccagccccatcctggacCCGGCCTTCAACAACCAGCCGGTGCCCCCCGACGCCGTGCGCATGGTGGGCATCCGCAAGACGGCTGGGGAGAACCTG GGGGTGACGTTCCGGGTGGAGCGGGGGGAGCTGGTCATCGCCCGCATCCTGCACGGTGGCATGGTggcacagcaggggctgctgcacGTGGGAGACGTCATCCGGGAGGTGAACGGGCGGGAGGTGGGCAGCGACCCGCGGGCGCTGCAGGACAGCCTGCGCCATGCCAGCGGCAGCGTTGTCCTCAAGATCCTGCCCAGCTACCAGGAGCCCCACCCGCCCCGGCAG GAGGCCGGGCTCAAGTTCACTGCCGGTGACCTGCTGCAGATCGTCAACCAGGATGACCCCAACTGGTGGCAG GCATGCCACGTGGAGGGTGGCAGCGCGGGGCTGGTgcccagccagctgctggaggagaagcgCAAGGCCTTTGTCAAGCGGGACGCGGAGGTGGCCCCCACCTCCG GGGCCCTGTGTGGTAGCCTCAgcgggaagaggaagaagaggatgatGTACCTGACGACAAAGAATGCTG AGTTCGACCGCCACGAGCTGCTGATCTACGAGGAGGTGGCCCGCATGCCCCCCTTCCGCCGGAAAACCTTGGTGCTCATCGGCGCCCAGGGCGTGGGGCGCCGCAGCCTCAAGAACAAGCTCATCATGTCGGACCAGGCGCGCTATGGCACCACCATCCCCT ACACGTCGCGGAAGCCGAAGGAGACCGAGAAGGACGGGCATGGGTACCGCTTTGTGTCACGGGGGGAGATGGAGGCGGACATCAAGGCCGGGCGGTACCTGGAGCATGGCGAGTACGAGGGCAACCTCTACGGCACCAAGATCGACTCCATTCGTGCTGTGGTGGAGGCCGGCAAGATGTGCATCCTGGATGTCAACCCTCAG GCAGTGAAAGTGCTGAGAACGGCTGAATTCGTGCCATATGTGGTCTTCATCGAAGCTCCTGGCCCTGAGACACTGCGGGCCATGAACCGGGCAGCGCTGGAGAGCGGTGTGGGCACCAAGCAGCTCACG GAGGCAGACGCCAAGCGGACGGTGGAGGAGAGCGACCGGATCCAGCGCGGTTATGGCCATTACTTTGACCTCAGCCTGACCAACGACGACCTGGAGCGCACCTTTGGGCGGCTGCGGGAGGCCATGGACCGCCTGCGCGCCCAGCCCCAGTGGGTGCCCGTCAGCTGGGTCTACTag